The following are encoded in a window of Sphaerisporangium siamense genomic DNA:
- a CDS encoding MbtH family protein, which produces MTNPFENPDGVYSVLVNDEGQYSLWPEFAEVPAGWTVAHGPGTRQECLEHIESVWTDMRPQSLIDHMTT; this is translated from the coding sequence GTGACCAACCCCTTCGAGAACCCCGACGGTGTCTACTCCGTGCTCGTCAACGACGAGGGGCAGTACAGCCTGTGGCCGGAGTTCGCCGAGGTCCCCGCGGGCTGGACGGTCGCCCACGGCCCCGGCACCCGCCAGGAGTGCCTGGAGCACATCGAGTCCGTCTGGACCGACATGCGCCCGCAGAGCCTCATCGACCACATGACGACCTGA